In Megalops cyprinoides isolate fMegCyp1 chromosome 16, fMegCyp1.pri, whole genome shotgun sequence, the genomic window CAAATGTTGCCCTCTGTTTTTAAAGCGTGACAGCTTAGTGCTCAGAGCCTTGTTCTGCTCACTGTATTGTATATGACACAGTCTCAGTAATGAATCCCTGAGTAATGACCCTGTGTGCAGAGACTGCTTAAGGCTGCGTGCAGgtgactgggtgtgtgtgcatgtttgtatgtgtgcatacgtgtgtgtgtgtgtgtgtgtgtgtgtgtgtttgtgtatgagtggGTGTGTTTCTTGCCCAGAACACCCTCTGCTTACCCTCTCCTTCACCTCAGGTGTGAATAGCCCTCAGAAACTTTACCTCACATTCATAATCCTTACCCCTAGGCTGCTGTTCAGCTAATGTAATACAAGACCTTTCTAAACAGAAAATTGTGTTACACAGTCCCTAAAAGAAGATGtatgttgttttgtctttacAAATATAAGCAATGGAATGTTAACATACTAATTCAGATTCTATAGAGGAATTCCACAGTTTAATATAAGCATTGCAGGGATGTCCCAAGGGTATCAGTCTACTGTGTACCCCAGAAAGGATATTTAATAGCTACAGACCACAGAACAGGAAAGGATTGGCAAATTTAGTCATCCTGGACTGGTAGTTGGGTTTTAGTTGACTAATAACCTGTAGTAATACCTATGACTTCTAAGATGGTAACCTGTGGCCAGAGGTGACCAAAGTGAGTCCTTGGGTTTCTGGGCTCTCGCCTCCCTCATTCATAAAGAGAGGTGATAAATTGGAAGATGCCTGGGAACTCCTGCCCGGGGGTGGTGTTTTATGCTCTGCGATTAGTTTCTGAttatatttttcccctttaagTGAGACATGAGTGTGTGTTCCGCTCTGGCTCATTAACCCAGAGGGGCAGCACTGGGGTCATGGTGGGtggcagggggaaggggaggggagggggggcaagaAGGAGGGGCCTGTGAGAGCCTCTCCACACACTACACTGTCCTCTGTGGCTGGGCTGGCGGGGGCTCTAATAAGACATACTTCAAAAGGACGTTTTCTTTGATTTATGTCCTGTTTCCTTAATGAGCCAGTACCTGTGCACCCCCAGTCCCTGTTATgtcatataaacacatacactcacatataccacacacacacaggtaccacgcacaaacacacaattgaTAGTTGTGATTTATTTCCTCAGGTCTTTAGCCGGAGAAGAAGATGTTTTCTGAATGTTATGGAGGCATTCATTAAGCACTGAATTGTGAACAGCGAGATGTATTAATGTTCCTTTCAGAAGATAACTTGCGTAGCTAtgctcatttgtttatttcttattGCTCAGTGtggaatgctgtgttttttattattacaaccTTCACTGACACTAAATATTTCATATGGCCAGCTTCCTTGTTATCAGGTGCAGCATCTGGGATAGGAATTCGTCATTTTCACCTTAATTACACATAGATTAGGCCAAATAGTACATTATTAATATAGCTGTTAAAGTTTGTTTCCTCATAAAGTACTTTATAAATTACCTTCAGTAATTAGAAATCCAATAATTAGCCACAATTAAAGTGCAGATTTCACCcaatacatattcattttagaAGTAAATATAGATGTAAAAAGTTAATTGTATTTATCTAATTAATCATGTTACAacattgtgtttaattaatATATGTTGCTAATTGATTGTTATATTTATACAACAGTACGCTTAACTCATGAAGGTCTGACAAGGaagctgtttcattttttaaaaggttgtGAAATAGTGGGATTTGAGTTATGCCTAAAACAAAAGCTGTGACTCTGCGGGGTTTATGTGTGAGGCAGTATCTGTCCATTCAGCgcaaaaaaggagaaacttTCCATTGTGCAGCAGAAACTGTTCTAGCCTACATTGCAATGATTATAAAGATACAGCTGTAATAATGAGAGCTGTAATTAGCCGAATAGGcagaaatgacattaaaatgtattagaAGGAGGGAGTTTATAAAGTGTGGCCAAGAGGACTTTTGTTTTGGCTTCTGACCTGGGAGAGGCATATCTCAGATAATCACTTTAGAAGCCCAACGCCTCCATTTAATCTAAAGCCTAGATTCAGTTTTATCTCCATGTGCACAATAAAttttagaaacaaattttaGCAAGTGTTAAAGTGGCCAAGAGGCCTTTTGTTTTGGCTTCTGACCTGGGAGAGGCATATCTCAGATAATCACTTTAGAAGCCCAACGCCTCCATTTAATCTAAAGCCTAGATTCAGTTTTATCTCCATGTGCACAATAAAttttagaaacaaattttaGCAAGTGTTATTTTACAATTACTTTTCCCTTTGCTGTgagtaaataatttaaaaaataataaaataacctTACCTTCTACGTTCTTTTATCCTGCAAGTATGGATAAAAGAACGGAAGCTCTGATAGAAAATAATATTAGAAAGGTTTGTGTATTTGTTGGAACCGCTGCTGTGGTAACCCACTTTGTGATGACATATATGCATTTGCCTTGGAGTGCACTTGCTTCATATCTCTCTGATAAATACATCGTTCTCCCACGATGCGCATCACTGCAAACCGATGCTTTTTCAGGTCTCCGTCAGTCTTTTTTCCGTACAAAACAGTTCATTGGCGGTGTCGCCTGTTCTCTCACagaatgtgagagagtgtggctatgtgtgagagagaatcgAAGAGAGAGTGGGATGCAGCCGGCTCAGTCAGCTAAGTGAGATGAAACGTGCGAGCGTTCCACGTTCGCAACTTGTATGTGCCCGTATGTGCAGCGGCAGGTTAAAGAGATTACACCGGGGTCTCTCAATAGGCCTGGCTCGCCAAGCTCTCTGTGTAACGTAACGAGAAAGGATATGCTTGGTTTGCTGGAAAAAGAGGCTGCTGGTTTAGGCATTCTTCGATGGTGGCTATGGGGATGAGAATAGCGTATTGATTGTTGCGTAAGCATGAGGAAAGGAGGCTGTATGGAGATTGTATGTCTCACGCACATTCCAGACATCTGAACAAGGTGGTCACTTATATAGTGGGTATGGGTGCACCGGCAATGAATGTACAGATAACGCAATAACGGCGGCACAAAtgcactctccctcactcctgtCAGAGTGATGAACAATTCAACGGCAGGAGAAACCGAGTGTACGCCTTTGAGTGTGTTGTAAGGGCACGAGTGGCGGTGTCTTCTTGAAAGTGTGAAGGGATTTCGGTGACCGGGTCGTACGGGGTGTAAAGCAAAATTATTCATCTCCAAATCTGCCTAGGGCAAGTTGAGTCAACGTATTTGCACCCTTGAGAACCACATTAATTACCCCTGAGTACCGTGGCAAATGACATATCCTCACATaaaatggaggaagaaaaaaagttacGAGAAACAGGACGAGTTTCAGAGGTGAAAAGACAGCAGCAGAAGGTCTGCCAGAAACTCTATTTCGGGGtgtcatttctgttcttttccaaAGTCTTTCCGCGCAGCTAATGGGCACTGCTAGACAAGATGATGGCTCTCCGCAATGAGGTATTTGCTGTAGTTCACTTAATTTATTGGGCGAGAGAGCGACAAGGCTGTTGAAATCCTGCATCCTGTTGGTTGTTTTTACTCTAAATCCAACAAAACTAATAGAAATAGATCTGAAGAAATGGTTGTCTGAAATGACGATGAATCATCTGATAGGTTTGACCACATGAAGCAAATGAAAAGCCTCGAAGGCGCACTGGTAGTAACTATTCACAGTTTTCACATCGGCTTGATAAATCTAAGTGCCCCCTAACAGTCTCCAGTGATGATCATTATTGTTAGTGATAGCAACCTGTTGTTATCTTATTATTTAGCCTTTGGCACGTGCATTAGTTGGAGACGCCGTTGGCTTTCCCTCATCTCCATTACGATAGACGTTCAATTAGAGTGCAGATTAAAGTGCAACCGTTTATGTCAGTTCAGTCTCGTTCAGGATAACATTTGCAACCGGAGGTTTTCTTCAACGATGCTTATGGAATAGCGCTGCGATTGTATTAGGCCTACATGCGATTATTATATCATCCCAGCGCTTGTCTGCACGACTCTTGAGTGTATCCCAGAAACACTTCGATTTATTTCACTTGGCACATACTTCCACCACGGTAACGTTAAGGAAATCGTATTTcagcttctgtgttttttttttcgaagTGCAGTTTCTTTTGCCATCAAGAATATTGCTTGAATCTTTTGATTGGGATGGCAGACCGCTTATAAGTAACTAATGTAGGCCTGTTGTGCAACACTCTGACATGGTCCTCATCATATCAACATTATATAAAAGGAAGATGCACAGTATCTTTGTTCTGTAAATCCGGAATCGAACCGTCCCCAGATGTTTACCGACAGAATTGTGCTTTGTATGGTGCCCTTCCTATTGGTGACCCGTGAATATCATTTTACCTGCGCAGAAAGGAGAGGGGGCGCAACTATTCAGATCGATACAATGGGAAGAGCAGACCGAGCTTGAGTCGCATCTTCATTTGCATTACGGCCCCAAACATCATGCAAATTCTAATGAGACGGTCTCCTTTGTCGTCCTaattgaaaaatcattttgtggtAATTACTATTACTCCATTGCCTTTCCCTCATAGTCACTGGGTGGAGACAATATAACTTAGGCTATTGATTCCAAAAGCTATAAttctgaaattgacattgaacGTAGCCATTTATAGTTCTTGGCAGGCATTTGGATGACGTTTCTTGTCTTAgtatttagaaataaaaaggaCACGTTTTCAAGCGCTATTTTGAGAAACTGGAAGACATGTAATATCGCCATACAgcaacattttaattcaaagaaattaaacttttaCAGGAAGAATCAACATTCAGATATTATTTCCTCGGCAAATGCCCTGTAATTTCTCGTATATTAGATTTGTATCTGATCTAACCTTAGTTCAATTTTAATGCGCCTCTCGCGGATGTCTTCGAAAATCGGTATGTGTTCGAAAAATATCCTCATAACGGTGCTTAATTGAAAATTCcgttccttttattttttggacGTTAACTTCGGAGCCAATTTATCTGACCAAATGCTTCATGCAATTTAAAACTtaaatttaaagtaaaattcTACCTCACTACGCGCAGGGTTCCGATGATACCTGCGCATAAGTGCGCGCACTCCAACCATGGAAGAACTGGAGTTTCTTTCAAAATGAGTGACGACCTAATTTGTTGCACACGGTGTCAAAATAGGATGAATTCTCATTCGTTCCAAAGCGTTTTGTGTAAAGCATCGCTCGTAATGTGTTACTTGTTGCAGCACAATATACATCTTACCATCTGGCGCTGTGTAAGTAGTGTGCTTCACCACAATTTTCTGTTATTGAATTGTTGATTCGTAGCTCATTAACAATGGTTTTGCTGCTGAATGTCCCGACACTCAATATCCACTGTAAAATACAACTGGTGACGAGAGAGCGCAGTATTTTGGTGTTTAtttgtcatgaaaatgaattgacaGGGGCGTTTTGTCTGGAAGTATGGCACTAAACAGTTGTTTAACGCTACATCGCGAGGAGAtcggttctgtgtgtgtgtggtccagTTTTCCTTGACGCCGCTGCTGATGAAATTGAAGGTGATAGTAATGATTGAGAAGACGGTGATGGCACTCCCTTTTTTAGGTAATAGGTAAGAAATTTTAAttgtatatgtaaatacagtCGATGTATGACAATGTAATTGCATATTAATTGGAATTTTATAATActgaaatattgtttgtttattgggTATTTGATGCTTTTTACGCGTGATTAACAATCGATCTACTTAAATGTTTCCAGGTTTTATCTATCAAACGTGATTTCAGATTAATTAAATCAGTCTTGACTAATCAAATTAATCTGAGGTAAATAGCCGatgtaaatgctttaaatggtttacagcataaaaaataaCTTGCTTAAATTATCGGTAAGGATCTGATGAGTTTTACTTCTAACTCTATTTTCTAACTTTTTGTGGTCGTTTTAAGGAGGCCCGTGAGATCTCCCAAATGAAGACTTAATATAAAAATAGCTCATTGGAAGTTGGGATCGCGTTGGCTACAGATAAATCCTAATTCGTTGTGCGtgatttacatttcaaacagacaATTGCGAGCGTAATCGAGATATGATTATCATGATAGCATTGATTCTACAATAAACTGTGAAACTGTTCTAAAGGGTATGGCCAAAAATAAACGAACTGAGAtcttagaaaaaaatgtgttacatttacGTGCTCTCATTGGCCCGCTGCGTTTCTGAAACCGTACCTTTTACTGAAGGACCCTGCGGCGGGGAGTTAATCTTTGCTGGTGGTCCTCGCTCTCAGCTCTCGTTAATTAGGAAACTTGGTGCGAAAAAAATCCTCATTACCGAGCACCGGGTAGCTCCTAGTTTTTCTTGTCCCGCTGTCGGGTCTATTTCCATAAGGAGATTACAAGGGGATCAGTCCCTCCGATCTATCCCGATAAACAAATCATTGGCCCTGCAGAATTAGTTGGGATAAGACGGCTACTAATTGGAAGTTTAGCCTCATTCTCTGGTTCTGATGACAGCGGCCCGATGACTTTAGACACTGAGCTATTCAGTTGTACCCGGGGGTTAGCACGTCTTTGCCAATTGTTAATTTAGCACGGGATCCCATTTCGTATTCCGGACCTCACCGATCAGACTAAAAACTATATCCGAACAAGGTCTTCCTGGTTTGTGACTGCTGTAGCCTACCATCAAAATAAATGAGCTCACTCGAAGTTCCACTCTCATTGGCTTTTGTTAGATAAACTGCGCGATTATAGATCTGACAGAATTCCCCcacaaaatgctatttttaaacaggGGAGAAACGGGATCGATGAAATTCTCTTCGATgtatttaaaccattttaaaaaggaaaatggttTAAATAGTTTTACAATGGAATAAACAGGTCAAATTAAAGTGATCACCTGTTCCACCAAGCTATGAGTTTTTAGTCAGACGGAAATTCAACTGAACGTGCTACAATACCCTACGTATGCGATCAGCAACTGGAAAGTTTTAAGGGAAATACGCTTGATGGCGtgatattttaaagaaacaatTCAGAGATATGATTTGTCAAATTATTATAGTAGATACAATTTTGAAGCCTATTTGTATGTAGGCCTatacagtgtatttatttattaaaattgacAAGACTACGGAGGCAacggttttctttttctttatattaaTCGTATAAAGTTCCATGACGTCATATTTTTTAAGATGACGCCGTTCAAAAATCGTGGCATTAATTTTAGCTGTTTATTAGTCACAGTAATAGGGCCATAAGCATTTCTCAGAAAACAGTATTTACACGCCAGTGTCGTTTCGAAAGTCATTCCTGTTGGTGCATGTCCTATTTATGTCGGAATCACTAGTAACATTTTGcatagatatttttttcttgtcgGTAGTTTTATTCTTATTGTTTTATcgttttactgttttattggtTTCGAACACATCTGCACAGACTGTAGTCCACATTTCTAATATATGATACTTTTGTTTGCTCGAGAGAATGAATGAGCTCATTGAATTCAAGGGGATCTGGCAAAATTAATGTGAAGTTCAGCACCACCCGATGCTCTGTCGTTTGTGTTCTTTGTTCAAAACTACCCATAGTATGTATGTAGCCTATGTAgcctatgtatgtatgtatgtatgtatgtatgtatgtatgtatgtatgtatgtatgtatgtattattattattattattattattattattattaacaacaacaacaataataataataataataataataataatacataccATTATCATCGTAATGATtccacacataccacacatgTACGTAAACATGAATGAATAGTGATACAACAAATCTTGAAACTTTGACGAAAACTTCGTCAAACGAAATATTGAAAACAGACGTCTGAGAGGCGAGAATTCTCGGTAGCCCAAAAGTGAGTGAAACCGCGAACAGtttctgtatttaaatgaatattcagGCAGCACATCGTTCGCACTCATCGGGCGCTTACGAAACGGACGTGTTGATGGGCAGCAATATACTCGATGGGTGTTGTGCTGTAATCATTAGCAACTGAATGGCCTGCCTGCGTCTGTAGGGAAAATCTTAACACTTACGGCCACCCGCTGCACGGGAGCCGTCGGTTTCGACTcgtttgtaaaaatgcacatattaatCCAGGGCTCCCGACAGGTATCACACCAATAATCATTAACACTACTTTGCGATcgtatttacacacacacaaaccctcgGGTTCTGGATGTCCGATGAATCAAATAACCAAATAATCTTGTCAAAAGTAAATGTCAGGGAACTAAAATTGATACACATATATCGGTTTCATGTTTTACGTGACTGAAGGAAGCATTTTACTATATCAGCAAAAAGAGACGTATGCGATAAACCTACACATTTGTAGTCTGTCgaataactttttttcccctagtATAATAAGACAACAGAGCATATCCACCACACGGGGGcgctgttgcatttttttctcactgtctctggctgcaattGTGAATCCCTGAATTTGCTCAGTATAGGCTATCAGTCAGTCTCAGGTTTCCAGTTTAAATAATGGAGTGTGAATAGATATGGATGACGatactgaaattgttttcagttttcattgaaATCGTTTTGTTTTCTATCATGACAAAGGTCATGACAAAATGTCCCCAATGAAGTATCTTTTTCTTTAAAGCTTAAGGCCGTGTGTATCCCCCGTTCCTACATTAACACTAAAGGGATTGattcaatatttaatatatattaggaatgcagatttgtttttctgcagggCGCtttcaaagggaaaataatTGAAAGTTGTGAGTCAAATAGCAGGAATTGCTACAATTTTtgagttaaataaaaaattgaccCATTATTTACTCTTGGTAGGCTTTAATTAGACATTGTCACGCGTTGATTTCTACGAATACATTTGAGATTAATTCTGTGTCCATTCTGGGGAAGGAATGACAAAACGTTAATTGACTTTGATCATTTTCTTTAAGAAAGCTGAAACTGGTAACCATAGTCAATGACTCTCAGATCAGTATTGTATCTCAAGAACTATTGGTTAATTAACGCCTATTTTAATGAGAAACGAAAATTGGCGGGATttaaagcatgaaataaaatgtttatagtGATCCATTCGTACTGAATAATTCTAAGATAATATGGTTTGCATATATTTCTAAAATGGACACGTATTGTAGGgctatgcatttttaaatacattttttagatgttttaaaatgttgtataCTCTTAAAACTGTATGTTAATGTTTTCCTGTCTTTTAGCAACTTGTACCCACGACTGAAGGCTAGCTATTCAACTCTTCCGTTGGATGGATCGAAAGGcgtgctgtgattggttggaATGCAGCTCATTGTTCTGCTGTCAGGCCACTATTAACAGCTGAGGTTGGCGGACAAGTTTGCAGAGTTCTCTTCCAGAGCCGAGCGAGATAAAACTGGCAAATAGACACAAGCAAGAAGTGGGCAAACAACAACTACCAAAGTGTTAAAGCCGTTGTCAGAAGAAACTTTGAACGCTGCTATTCGAATCGTTTACGACCGCTACCTCTACGTTGagtgttttcttcttctttttattttttttttctctgggaTCATTGAACTCTCAAAGGCAGCTGAATGTATAGCATGATGGAAACCGAATTAAAGAGCCCTCACCCGCAGTCCAACACGGGGTCGGCGGCGGGCGCAAAAAACAACAGTGCCAACGACCAGGAGCGGGTGAAGCGGCCCATGAATGCCTTCATGGTTTGGTCTCGGGGCCAGCGGAGAAAAATGGCCCAAGAGAATCCCAAAATGCACAACTCGGAGATCAGCAAACGCTTGGGTGCTGACTGGAAACTCTTGACCGATGCGGAGAAGCGACCCTTCATCGACGAGGCCAAACGTCTGCGAGCCATGCACATGAAGGAGCACCCGGATTATAAATATCGACCCCGCAGAAAGACCAAGACCTTGCTGAAGAAAGACAAGTACTCCTTACCCGGAGGACTCCTGGCGCCAGGTGCCAACACTGTCAACAATGCCGTTTCGGTTGGACAGCGGATGGACAGTTATACGCACATGAACGGTTGGACCAACAGTGCCTACTCTCTGATGCAGGACCAGCTGGGCTACCCGCAGCATCCCAGCATGAACAGCCCGCAGATCCAGCAGATGCACCGTTACGAGATGGCAGGGCTCCAGTACCCCATGATGTCCACCGCACAGACCTACATGAACGCCGCGTCCACCTACAGCATGTCCCCAGCCTACACGCAGCAGACCACCAGCGCTATGGGGTTGGGTACCATGGCGTCCGTGTGCAAGACCGAACCCAGCTCACCGCCACCGGCCATAACATCCCACTCCCAAAGAGCGTGTTTGGGGGACCTGAGGGATATGATAAGCATGTATCTTCCTCCTGGGGGAGACGGCGCGGATCACTCAACTCTGCAGAGTAGTCGGTTACACAGCGTGCATCAACATTATCAGAGCGCCGGAACCGGCGTGAACGGAACGCTACCCCTCACtcacatttgaaaaaagacTTCACTTTTAAGTACTTGGGATACTTGAACACTTTGAACTCTAAAACAATTCGGaggttttgacagttttttttttcagcaatgaATGCGGTTGTTTTTCATCTCAAATTGAGCGGTTTGTTTTCCATCGGCATATCCTGGACAGGGACTCAATGTTTAGCCCAGCAAAATTGTTTGTAATGCAGAGGCTTTATCTTCAGCACACGAGCAATCGACGTATGTCGAAGAATTTGacttcaacaacaaaaaaatcttatattttGACAGCGAAAAAGGGCATGTGGCTTCATTAAGGAGGCTTTTTCAGTCTACCTGGAGGGAAATACACTCACACGTAAATGTTTACACTTAATTTGTAGTATGAAAGTTTGTGCCGGCTATGTCCAAATTTGTGTagagttttttattttcatgaactAGCTTTTAATGATACGACTGACTGTGCTGGTCGCAAGCGCAAGTTTATTTATAGTGAGTTGTGTCTATTTTCTTTATCAAGCTTGTGAACCTCTGTCTTGTTGAAATGTTACTTTTTGTTTCGTGAGTTTTTCCTCTGTGATATGTTTTGACAGTATCAGGTTAACCCATATCACGGGCCGAGAGATTTATTTAAACTGACGTTTCTACATATTTTAAGACCAGTCTCTAttctaaaatgataaataaatttgTACAAAACATAAAGACTCGAGTTATTTTCCCCCATGTACGTCCGTCGTCTCTATGTTTTGTTGTGGAATACCTGTCATTACTATGTAAACTAACGTTatacttatttttttcagaagtaTTCTGCTTGGTGGGAGAAATGACAGCTCATTTGGATTCGCAGaaatactgtgaaaatgaacaaagcGTCAAATTGAAAAGCAAAATGATTATCTCTGGCGATGTGTCAAATGAAGTGTGAGAAATGGCAATTTGCACGCCCTACGAGTTCTAATCTTGTGTAACTTTGGCACAGGGTTCGTTGCGGGCAACCATTTTCTATTTGTCGTCGAAACTATGTAATTGTAGTGTATTTCGAACATTTCAGACTTGGGGTCAGATTTGTTTGATAATTTACTTGCTTAATTTATAAACCGCTGTTTTAATGTCGCTTCTAAAATGGACTGTAAGGTAGACTTAAAGTTGGCAAGTTTACGAAATTAAGAGCCGTGTAAATTTAGAAATAGTACAGTGACATTTGGActttctgaaaataataatcGCTGATAATACCCACATGTTGTCCGAAATCTGAGTACGGTAGTTTCAAACCACTGATTTAATAGCCGAGCCactaatatatgtatattcGATCTATATtgaaagcagacagacaaacaagtcattatgcttatttttatttgtatctgCAGTAAATCTATTTGGTTATACGTTGGGCGGTCGTTCGACAATGTAAACCTGCAAACGTTCTCATATTCCGAGGGGAATTTCCCCATATGTTGGCATATGTGCCCCTTGTAAAAGTTTAGGTTTCCGGTAAGAGGTATTAAATTATCTTGCAGATCCTCTTTTATATGATATGATGAAATTAGAGCACCAAACGGACTTAAACATCACGAACTGTCCGCAAAGTGccctgtatgtttttatttttcgaGCAGAAATACCTTAAAGGAAGCGGTGTGATTTGGAGGCTGGACACAGGACGGTATGCGTGGAATGGGATCTCTGATCAGTTTTGAATGGCTATGTTTGCCTTATGAGGATATCTAATCGTTTAGTCCCCTGCCTACCCTTTCTCGTGCATTTAAGTTTGgcacagtcatttttaaagtttGATACTTACCTCGTTATATCAGCACTCCTTACTTTTGTGCGCATGTTGGACCATCGCTTTCTGCTTCACGACTTTGGACCCGAGGCCTGCAGatctgttaatttttttaaaagaccaaCAAAATAATTGCCAAAAGTTCAGATAGATGTTCCTACAAACACAATATATTAATGCAGTCATAACGTTGCAagtatgtttgttttctatTGACAGGAGTccaattaattttgtatttcaatTAGCAAGGGCATTAAAATACGAATAGTTTCCCTTGAGGAACGTTTGACTTCTTTGCCAcacctgctttctctctgttgaTCCGTATTTTCACTTGTAGGTGTTGAATTTCTTCTGCTTGGCCGATACTCATAATTAGGTTTTATGCCGATTAAAGTTGTAAAGTAGACTGCTATCTTgacttgatttgatttttcttatttaaagtAAGTGGTCTACAGTACAAAGATTGTAATAGTAGCTTGCCAAGATGTTTGACAGTTAATTTGATCAAGAGGTTAAAGTTTTTCGCTAAAAGCAACCTCAGATAAGGTTTAACATATTTCCACTTGAATAGAAATCTGGTGCCTTGATTATAGCACCTGTGGCTGAAGTTGAAAGCTATGTTAGCTATGTTCAGAGAGCAGTTTTTATTTACTGTGGTGTCTCTGTTGGCAAGGGGAAACCTCAAATGAGGCCCATATGCAATcctattttttaaataatagataaatatatttttttgatgagggtatgtttttttttttacttcagtatTTACCTCATTAAACATAGACACTGAGATACTGCATGTTGACACTGACAACAGCGGTAATGATGATAGTTATGATAATTTGACATTAGTAAGAGTTAATGATGTGCTCAGTCTGCGATTGCTCATTCTTCCTACTGTAGAGAGAGGAAGCGGGTGGGCCACTGAAAGGCGCTCTGGGGGTAGATCGTTCCGGCCTTTGAGACCACCAGAGCTTTGCCAGTCCTGCTCTCCTTCCCACACTCACTTAGTGTTTAATGCAGCTCTGAGCACAGCGGCCAGGATTAGCCCCAT contains:
- the sox3 gene encoding transcription factor Sox-3 gives rise to the protein MYSMMETELKSPHPQSNTGSAAGAKNNSANDQERVKRPMNAFMVWSRGQRRKMAQENPKMHNSEISKRLGADWKLLTDAEKRPFIDEAKRLRAMHMKEHPDYKYRPRRKTKTLLKKDKYSLPGGLLAPGANTVNNAVSVGQRMDSYTHMNGWTNSAYSLMQDQLGYPQHPSMNSPQIQQMHRYEMAGLQYPMMSTAQTYMNAASTYSMSPAYTQQTTSAMGLGTMASVCKTEPSSPPPAITSHSQRACLGDLRDMISMYLPPGGDGADHSTLQSSRLHSVHQHYQSAGTGVNGTLPLTHI